The nucleotide sequence TTACTTCTGTAATTTCTTTTgaacatttcttttttccaaTTTCTTCAgttttacttttttcttcataacATACggtttttcttctatttaaaaattcttcattttcatctaaTTGTTCAAAAAATAAGTTATCATCTATGTAAAtagaattttcatttttagaCAATTTTTCTACTTCTTGTGGTGTTAGCATATGTATTTGCTCCTCaagattttttatatttgatcTATTAATTTCTCTTATATTAATTCTAGAATTAAAAAGATCTTTGTATTGCTCTTTACTTCTCACATGCATGTAAGCTTTTTTAAATCCATTTAGTATGGGATCAATAGTAAAactattaaaattttgtagAAGAAAATTCCCAATGCTACTCTCAAATATGGAATAATACCTATCAAATACGCGAACACGATTTCTAAGTACCATAATAGAGAaatcataataaaaataccatccaaaaaaatgataaaaaagcCAACAAAACAGAGTTGCATGTAAATAACTCACAACATAATTAAAAGTAATAGCTATAgcttttttcttattatgcAATGGTGcaaaatataatttcttatttGTTCCTACTTGTAACTTGTTAAAAGGAACAGAagcaaaaaataatttttttcttaaataaatattaccTACTTCATATAATCCTGCATAAGAAATGGGGAGTAAAGATAATggaaatgaaattaaatcctttatattgtaaattttttctgAATTTCCACTTTGTATGTATTCTGGCAAATTTTTCAGAAAATCTAGATATTCAGGAGTCATTTGAGCAATAAACGCCATACATACAAGTTCCATTTTTTTATCAACAAACtgatacattttttttgaaacataaaaattagaGCTAATTATTGCTTGATATTCAAGTAAAAgacttaaattatttaaatttaatattgaaaatatattagaacACAATTTATGAAGATTTGCTAAAATAAAAGCTTTTCCAAACTTTAACTGAGTTATTGATTTTTTTGCGTAATATGGTAAAAAACTATTTGTTAAACTATCTAACATACTTCCATGagatatgtaaaaataattcatgaATGAATCTTCATCAATTATTAATCTTAAAAATTCGTCAGAaccatattttttatcaagATCATCCATATACCTACTTAATTTTATAGTAAACatcattttaaaagaaacaaaTAAAGTTTTTGCAAAATATTTAGATGCCATTGAAgcattaatttctttttctctatCTTTTTTGCTCATTTTAGAATAATTATTactaacattaaaaaaaaatatattattcatactctataaaaagataaatataaatcaataaaaaaaaacgatataatataaatgagaaaagaaaaaaaagaaattaaagcATTTtagtataataaaaatgtaatatcATGTACATTCTATATAAATaagtgataaaaaaaaagatatatatatatgcttaACTTACTATATCATTATTTCTTCTacgtaaataaaaacttttctcaatctttttaaaaagtaaataaactGTTTGTAAAAAGGATGTATCCGAAAAGATGTCTTTATTTACTTCATAAATTGAAAATAGTATATCGACGactttttttaagtaatccctatttattataaatccGTATATAATTccaaatttataaaaatttacacTATTTCCCATAATAGAATGcgagtaaaaataaaatttttttaatttttttttgggaataAGTGAAAGATCATCGCtttctaaattaaatatatctgcataaaaaattatatcatgAAAATTCTTTGAATATAATTCATAAGAATCTTTCAttaacattattttattatttattccgTAAATATTATGATGTTTATATAAGTTCTTTACGTTTTTTTGattgaaatatatttcatatgatttatctataatttttttcattataagaatccattttctatatttaggtgttacataatattttcttcttattTTTTCCCCTCTTTCAGTTTCTATATCTTCGTTATCataatctaaaaaaaaacgaCCTAATTTAAAGCTTTTCATCCATTCTCTAAACTTACTTTCCATTAACAAAGTTAAAGggaaaatatattcattcaTATTAGTCTCaataagataataaaaaaaatctaaCTGCAAAAAGGATTGTAAATGGACAATGAATGTTATacatttctttattttttcaataacATCATTACTTAAGAAACTTTCCAACtctaataataaagaaaaaaaaaaaaaaagtaaaataaataatattaagtaaatatgttaaaaagagcaaaatatatttatgttctaaggaaataaaaatgtttaaaaaaaaagtaaaacatataaatgttttaatttctttttttatagttttttACTTTGTAATAAGCTTGTAgacttatattttcttaCATATTGAGaataatactttttaattGGTGAAGGAAACCAATAACTTGTCGTAATAGACCTTTTAAATTGATCTTCTTTTGCTAAACTTAAATACATAGCTTTTGCTATATTATTATGAATAATATCTacaaaaaggaaaaaaaaaattaaatttttatttatattgcatataagaaaaattatatggaTAAATCAGTtgtttattttctattttattttattttatttttttatatgtttgtaaattttcatattatattttgaatttaTGTTAATGGTATTCTGATAACttctatatattataaaacaaAGTAATGTAtgcttttttctttattttaattaccTTTGTACGAGGTAAGCCTAAATAGTAATAGAAAAGTATACCAATTTATATCATGTGCTAAAAAGTTATCATAGTCTTCataaatattcatattttttattaatatatttatatttttcacttTAACAACTTCGGTAAcgtaagaaaaaaatttttgtatCATTGAAGGCTCGTTTTCAGTTTGACCTTATAcaataaaagttaaaaattataaaatatagatataatttataattaaaagataTTTGCAGCGCTTTTTTATAGTATTACtgctaatataaaaaagtgtTCCTTCACAcatattacatatatttttatcatttttcttataatttaaaagagaaTCTATGTTGTAAGATAATACTTCATATCTCCTATCACCCATATGACATTTTTTAACAcctataatatataaaagatttaattttttacttcataaaacacaatttttattaatattttaataaaactactataagtttatttttttttttttttgttttgttaaATATAACTCATAATGATATATGTAACATAATTTTAAAGTTtacattttaatatattttcatagaGCTCTAAAAGGCtagtttttttatcaaatgaTAACTGAAtagctaaaaaaaaaaacataaaagatgtaaatacatatatatgttatttctctcttttttttttttaccatTATAATACCCTGGTAAATAAAGAGAACTTACATATGCCTTACTTTTACCAGCTAATAacgttaaaaaaaaaataaaaaatatatatattcaaaaattataaaaatatttttttaaaattatggTTACTTAAAATTCCAGTAAGATTTAAAAGATGGGTATATAAAATACCTTTATAACTAAAATaactataatattttataaagtacagaaaatttatataaacgTTGAATGAATTTATCTTAGATGGTACAGAAACATGGTATTCtggaaaattatatttatctttttttttaagtgtaGTTCTGCCATATTCATTTCTAAATTTACCACTATCATAGacattacaatttttttctttattacaCATATAGTTGAAaaattcttcttttaaatGGGTATGCTCTAACaaaatttgaatttttaaatttgtttGATATGCATTAGTATATAATTCCATttgatatttattaaaataatgaattaaaaattccAATATTCTACATTCCTCTATGGTCCATGTCCcatctatttttaaatactGTTCTCTTCTTTTCATATCCGCCTCATAATTAGTACCCTCATTACAAATTAAATCTAGCGCTTTAAATCTATCTGATATATTAAATTGCAAAATTTTTTGCCAACTAAAAAACTTTATACTTCCTATTTCAAAATACTTATAAAAGAGTTTAAATgctaattttaaaataataaaatgtcCTAAGgcttaaaaagaaaaaaaaaaatttcttttaatattaaaataaaaataatttaatgttacaaaaaaaaaaaaaaagaaataccTATAAAATGAGAAccaattaaattaaatattcctAAGTCATACTTATTAGATAatttatctaattttttcataaaatagaTATTTGGATgagaagtaaaaaataaatcattgGAATTTATTATATCCTTTAGTATATttgaattaatattttttaatatattatgtaaaaaaatattttttttggtaTTTATAGAGTTCGATTTAGTAGTTCTATGTAGCCATGTTCTAAAATCTGCTTGAGAAGATGAACTGGGAGTTTCctttatatttacataacTATAAAAGAGATTATTCAATTGTATTAATGAgccttttaatttttttgtatttttgtaaaaaatcaTTGGTAATAACatacattttattatttttaaggTTCTCAcaactaaatttttttttttaataagagTAGAGTTTTCATAGTTATACGATTCTATTAActgtttttttgttatatgtTCGTATTCCACCATATCTCCAATATTAACTTTGGATGTAGGTATAATATAATGATATCCTTTATTTGAACCAGcagtaatttttatatttttaaaattagacAAATTCAGATGAACCTTCATTTCTGGTTTTAATAATGGTAGTTTTAATTCATCTAATTCTAATGACTGTATCATTAGCCTTTCTAATTCTATTAAATTATcatataattctttattatcaATCATACTTCTTAATTCATTGatatttccatttttttgaGAGAACTGCTCAGTCTGTGCTACAATAAAaaggataataaaaatgcagATGGATGCAATAACACATATCAttttagaaaattatttcaagaataatattttaattaaaatttttatcatattaatatttcatattaCAACAGAAATAATGTATTATTTCACATaatcataaaataaattaaaaaaaaaaatatataaactttttttttcaaaaaaaaaaagttcaaTTCCCGTTCTTacatatatgaatattttaaaaagtttaaaataattacaaaatatttataaaaattacaaaaaaaaacacatattttcattttttctaataaagtTTTAATGATTTCTTTTATCTATATGTGCTAATAGCAATAATTATCTTACATTAAAAAgctaataaaatttttatttttcctaaTACATATTTACAATTTCAGTgacaatttatttattttttttaattcagaCTTTTAAAAGTTTTTCGAAATGCAAAATTGtttattatgtaaaaaaatatatataatttttttttgaaagtttaagaaaaaaaaaaaatttatgtaataCATGttctaattaaaaagataCACACTCcttaatgtttttttttttactattttttaattgttattgagttttattttcaaaaaattatttttatttttaaataaaatatttttaataaaagaaaaattatattatattttaaaaatatatttacgtattattatttcataaaattctCATCACACTAGttgtataaattatttttaaaaaattattagcatggtgatttattaattcccCATTCAGAGATTTTTCTGGAGTATTGAGCAAACAAATCAATAGAGCATGCATAAACACTTATACTgatctttaattttatacttattttttctttataaataagtaaatttatatgcataatacttaattttattaagcatttttttattatttcagaggcatttatttactttaataaatgtacaccttatttttattaaaaatttaaatcctCTTTTAGATTATGATTATGTATAGTATTTAATTACAGCAAATaacaaatttaatttatagtCAACTTTTcttaagatataaaaattaagtataaaaaaaaaatatactttttatttattttaaataaagttttatatctttttatctttcaaaaaaaattaattcatcTCTTTCAACTAAATGAACTAAAcaaattaattctcttttaaattaaaaaaaaaaaatgatttttttttttaaatacaaaaaatataattgttgaaaattaaaataaaaaaaatagttatatgtttttttttttttttccagcCTTAATACGTGGCTAACTAGCATTTTTCTGACTATAAAGCTaagttttatattataaaagtttAATAATAGTTTTTATCAATCATATTATGAGAATATGTATTAACTTTCATTTTTgcttttaaaaatagaataaaatttttgtatatatatatatatatgtagttAAATAttccaattttttatttatgaacaattgtaattttttaaaaa is from Plasmodium relictum strain SGS1 genome assembly, contig: PRELSG_00_v1_301, whole genome shotgun sequence and encodes:
- a CDS encoding cytoadherence linked asexual protein, putative, yielding MICVIASICIFIILFIVAQTEQFSQKNGNINELRSMIDNKELYDNLIELERLMIQSLELDELKLPLLKPEMKVHLNLSNFKNIKITAGSNKGYHYIIPTSKVNIGDMVEYEHITKKQLIESYNYENSTLIKKKNLVVRTLKIIKCMLLPMIFYKNTKKLKGSLIQLNNLFYSYVNIKETPSSSSQADFRTWLHRTTKSNSINTKKNIFLHNILKNINSNILKDIINSNDLFFTSHPNIYFMKKLDKLSNKYDLGIFNLIGSHFIALGHFIILKLAFKLFYKYFEIGSIKFFSWQKILQFNISDRFKALDLICNEGTNYEADMKRREQYLKIDGTWTIEECRILEFLIHYFNKYQMELYTNAYQTNLKIQILLEHTHLKEEFFNYMCNKEKNCNVYDSGKFRNEYGRTTLKKKDKYNFPEYHVSVPSKINSFNVYINFLYFIKYYSYFSYKGILYTHLLNLTGILTGKSKAYVSSLYLPGYYNAIQLSFDKKTSLLELYENILKCVKKCHMGDRRYEVLSYNIDSLLNYKKNDKNICNMCEGTLFYISSQTENEPSMIQKFFSYVTEVVKVKNINILIKNMNIYEDYDNFLAHDINWYTFLLLFRLTSYKDIIHNNIAKAMYLSLAKEDQFKRSITTSYWFPSPIKKYYSQYVRKYKSTSLLQKLESFLSNDVIEKIKKCITFIVHLQSFLQLDFFYYLIETNMNEYIFPLTLLMESKFREWMKSFKLGRFFLDYDNEDIETERGEKIRRKYYVTPKYRKWILIMKKIIDKSYEIYFNQKNVKNLYKHHNIYGINNKIMLMKDSYELYSKNFHDIIFYADIFNLESDDLSLIPKKKLKKFYFYSHSIMGNSVNFYKFGIIYGFIINRDYLKKVVDILFSIYEVNKDIFSDTSFLQTVYLLFKKIEKSFYLRRRNNDISMNNIFFFNVSNNYSKMSKKDREKEINASMASKYFAKTLFVSFKMMFTIKLSRYMDDLDKKYGSDEFLRLIIDEDSFMNYFYISHGSMLDSLTNSFLPYYAKKSITQLKFGKAFILANLHKLCSNIFSILNLNNLSLLLEYQAIISSNFYVSKKMYQFVDKKMELVCMAFIAQMTPEYLDFLKNLPEYIQSGNSEKIYNIKDLISFPLSLLPISYAGLYEVGNIYLRKKLFFASVPFNKLQVGTNKKLYFAPLHNKKKAIAITFNYVVSYLHATLFCWLFYHFFGWYFYYDFSIMVLRNRVRVFDRYYSIFESSIGNFLLQNFNSFTIDPILNGFKKAYMHVRSKEQYKDLFNSRINIREINRSNIKNLEEQIHMLTPQEVEKLSKNENSIYIDDNLFFEQLDENEEFLNRRKTVCYEEKSKTEEIGKKKCSKEITEVTQNNLDEEPLQITKKKLQHDFDEDNFYPKIYCTEI